From a region of the candidate division WOR-3 bacterium genome:
- a CDS encoding fibronectin type III domain-containing protein, with product MIIHRIVPALVLILWGYLPLVGSPICVEDVHDDDGSALIVSWEPPGDIPDFFMYKIYRKDAPDAEYVQIGKSSDISNTVFVDCDPRAPLNAGMTVFYRIVAVDENENELLEIGFSEEFSPSYSFFNSTKKNTIIAVAIVFIALLVFLNIAKKGKSLFIRKIAGLDALDEAVGRATEMGRSVLYVPGLSSMSDIATVASINILGPVAKKVAEYETKILVPNRDPIVYTITHEVVKEAYLEAGRPDAFQEDQVFFVSESQFAFVAAVNGIMMREKPATNLFLGMFWAESLLLAETGNATGAVQIAGTDSVTQLPFFVTSCDYTLIGEELYAASAYLSRDPVLVGTIKAQDVEKAMILILLVLLSILAVLNFNFIKSELMSRVIMSIFGS from the coding sequence ATGATTATTCATAGAATTGTTCCAGCGCTTGTCCTGATCTTGTGGGGATATTTGCCCCTGGTTGGGTCTCCAATATGCGTTGAAGACGTCCACGACGACGATGGCTCAGCCCTCATTGTCAGCTGGGAGCCGCCGGGCGATATTCCGGACTTTTTCATGTACAAAATATACAGGAAAGATGCGCCTGACGCCGAATACGTCCAAATAGGCAAATCCAGCGACATTTCAAATACGGTTTTTGTCGACTGCGACCCGAGGGCTCCTTTAAACGCCGGAATGACAGTTTTTTACAGAATTGTCGCTGTTGATGAGAATGAAAATGAATTGCTGGAAATAGGTTTTTCAGAAGAATTCTCGCCTTCATATTCTTTTTTCAACTCGACTAAAAAAAATACCATCATAGCTGTTGCTATTGTTTTTATCGCTTTACTAGTATTTTTAAATATTGCTAAAAAAGGAAAAAGTCTTTTTATAAGGAAAATAGCAGGTCTTGACGCCCTGGATGAAGCAGTAGGAAGAGCGACGGAGATGGGCAGATCGGTTCTCTACGTTCCGGGGCTTTCATCTATGTCTGATATAGCCACTGTCGCTTCTATAAACATTCTCGGACCAGTCGCAAAAAAAGTCGCCGAATACGAGACTAAAATTCTCGTCCCAAACAGAGATCCGATCGTCTATACGATAACACATGAAGTTGTCAAAGAGGCTTACCTTGAAGCAGGAAGACCTGACGCCTTCCAGGAAGACCAGGTCTTTTTTGTCTCAGAAAGTCAGTTTGCTTTTGTCGCCGCCGTAAACGGAATAATGATGAGGGAAAAGCCGGCGACAAACCTTTTCCTTGGTATGTTCTGGGCCGAATCGCTTCTTCTCGCCGAGACAGGAAACGCAACTGGAGCTGTTCAAATAGCAGGGACAGACTCAGTGACACAGCTTCCTTTTTTCGTCACCTCCTGCGATTACACTCTCATTGGAGAAGAACTCTATGCTGCAAGCGCTTACCTGTCACGAGATCCAGTTCTCGTAGGCACTATAAAAGCCCAGGACGTAGAAAAAGCAATGATATTGATTCTTCTCGTTCTACTTTCAATACTGGCTGTTCTGAATTTCAATTTTATCAAATCCGAATTAATGTCAAGAGTAATTATGTCAATTTTTGGATCGTGA